Proteins encoded within one genomic window of Sphingobacteriales bacterium:
- a CDS encoding GxxExxY protein codes for MLKDELNIIASQIVNAAYEVHKELGPGLLESIYQICFVQELRNVGLIVEQQVMIPVIYKNQMLSKDFFIDVLVENEIVVELKAVEALLPVHEAQLISYLKLADKKLGFLINFNVPKIKEGIKRKINGYFE; via the coding sequence ATGTTAAAAGATGAATTAAATATTATTGCATCTCAAATTGTGAATGCAGCTTATGAAGTTCATAAGGAATTGGGGCCAGGTCTTTTAGAATCAATTTATCAAATTTGTTTTGTTCAGGAATTGAGAAACGTAGGTTTAATAGTTGAGCAGCAAGTAATGATTCCGGTTATTTATAAAAATCAAATGCTATCAAAAGATTTTTTTATTGATGTACTTGTTGAAAATGAAATCGTTGTGGAGTTGAAGGCTGTTGAGGCATTACTTCCGGTTCATGAAGCACAACTTATTAGCTATTTAAAATTGGCTGATAAAAAACTGGGTTTTCTTATAAATTTTAATGTGCCAAAAATTAAAGAAGGTATAAAAAGAAAAATCAATGGCTACTTTGAATAA